The genomic stretch CAACCAAAGTGATGCGAAAAGCCTTCTCAGGCTCACCCTTCAGGACAAATGAGcagagacctttttttttttttttttttggggggggtagggggggagggagggaatgAGAAGAGACTTGACAAGACTCATCACAACAGAGTAATTGGTACTCGGTGCACCATTACTTTCTTCTCCGTTATTAACAATCgggaaaaaagtaaataacacAATAATGACATACAGATGCAGAGAAAACTCCATGCTTAGCCTTTTGTTcggcttttcttttcctcaattCCGGACTGAGAGAACCTGTGTCGAAGAATTTCCAAAACTTCTTCCATTTTCACGCCTCTGGCAGCCAGAAGAACCATGGAATGATAAAGCACATCTGCCATCTCTGATGCAGTGCGTTCCTTGTCTTCGTTCTCTTCAAGCGTTCGACACAACTCATCTGCCTCTTCCCTGGAAATGAAGCTTAGGTCTTAGGAACAATTATTCGACCCATAGTATTGACTGCTGCAATTTCCAGATTAATACACCAATGCACGTTTTTTCTATCTTTCACCTACCTTATCTAACAGAATATTAAGGTCCATAAAAATTACAGCTGCAGGACAAGCTACAGAAATAAAAAGCAATTAGGAGAAACTGTTGGCTTTCAGAACTTAATCAGCCACTTTAATCGTCTTTCTCAAGAAATAGAGAACCTCAAGAAACAGAACTTCAAGACAGCATAAGATTGTCATTAGTTTCTCCATAGTACCTGACTTTTGAGCATAGCAACTTGTTATCAAGTAATAAGCGTTTCGTCCAGGAGGGCTTCCCATCTTGTGATTCTGCCGATTCAGCTTTTCGTCTTGAGATAGTAGACTCTAATGAGTACAAGGTAGACAAAGCCAGTTCATTTCTCATGACCTAGCAccatttaatttattctcattAGATTTCAGGACCTAGCAACATTAATTAATAGATTCACAAAAGTATAGCGTCATCAACCTGGGATGGTTCCAGTATATCCTCTATCGATGAGAAATAGCATGTCTCAGACCCAGTGTGGCAAGTGGGTCCATCAGGTTTCCCGAGATATATTATctggaaaagaaaaccaaacgCTTGCTTGAACTAGATCAAACAAGACAAAAGGTCAATTAGAGAGAAATGACAACAACTTTAAACTTACAGAGTCTCGATCACAGTCGAGAAAGACATCAGATATATTGATGAAATTCCTAGAGGTTTCTCCCTTTGTCCAGAGACGTGATCTGGATCGGCTGTAAAATGTAGCCTTACGAGAAGAGATTGTTTCAGCTAATGCATCTCTGTCCACAAATCCTTGCATCAAGATGGCTCCGGTGTCTACATTCTGAGCTATTGCCACAGCCAAACCTTTATCATCCCATTTTACACTGTCTAACAGTGTGCCCACCTACAAGAATCTATTAAATTTTCATTCACAAATTCCAACTCACTTGATGGGCAAGACTCATAGGATAATACAAGAAAACAGAACATAGATGTTAAATAGATATCCCATCAATTGTGTATCAATGAAAATAGCAATATTCCCAACATAAAAACTATTCGAAGCAGATTCATGTGTAACTTTCCCCAAACAACTGTACATATACGTATGTTTTTCCACAACAGAAGACAATGTATCCAAACctatatttttccaaaaatacttCGATTGGGTGACATATGTGAACAATATGGAGTCCAGATGTAGCTCGAAGATAACTGAAGCAAATATCATCGGGCAACGATAAACACCTTCAAGAGACATTAACGAGACAAATGAGAAACCCACCCGTCGGGTTATCCtctccatcttttcttttccagaCTAGTAACGACATCTACCAACCAAGAATGGTAGTCATCTGACTAAGTCTGGGTCCCCATTCTGAGCTATCGCCCAAGCCAAACCTTTATCATCCCGTTTTACACAGTCTGACAGTGTGCCGACCTACAAGAATCTATTTGCGAATTTCAACTCACTTGATGTACAAAACCTAAAGCagacaaagcaaaagaaaatacaagatAAAACAGGACATAGATGTCAAATTAAATTCCCAGAAAGAATGTATCAATTCATGGCCAACTTAACAGTTGACCTACTAGAAGCTGATTAGTGTGTAACTTTCCTTTAGTGGATATGCAGCATAGATGCACATATACATATGTTTTGATCCACATCAGAACACATTGTATCCAAACCTACATTATCAAACCTATTACACTGGGGGTGAAACAAGAGAACAATATGAAGTCCAGATGTAGCTCGAAGATAGCTGAAGCAAACATCATCGGGCAACGATGAACACCTTCAAGAGAGATAACAAGACAGGTGAGAAACCCACCAGTCGGGTCATCTcctccatcttttcttttccagaCAAGTAACGACATCTACCAACTAAAAATGGTAGTCATCTGACTAGGTCTGGGCCCCACATTCCTCACATACAAAATGACCAAACCCCACAATAATACAAaaccaaaatattaaaaagaaaaagacctcATCAGCATGGGTATAATCACCTAAATTACTGAAATTGCCAATGCTTTAACACTTACTAACACTACATGTACAACAATGAAATGAAGAAGCCCAACAACCCAAAAACATGTTAATTACCAGCATTTAGGCCACACataccaaccaaaaaaaattacattcaatGAAATGCTAAAGTAGCAGCATTTACACAGCGTGAGGCAATGAACTATCCCACAAAGAAAGATACAGCGATAACCCATCACCGGCGCCGTACGTCTCATTCGAAACAGTCGAAGAACATCGAGGCCGTAAATAGCCAGACAACGACACCATCACGGAAAGCTCCGACATATAATCAGCCCGAGGTAGTGGTACACACTGAAGTACCTTGCTTTCACGGGAGAGATCCTTCCCCGACAAGTTTGCCGAAGCGAATGCCACGTGACGCCTCTTCCTTCTCCCGCTATAGCAACAGCCCGAAGCTCCCAGAGCGGGAAGCCTCGCGGGTTGAAGGCGGAGGGAAGACCAAACCACCATGTTCACGAACCGATAGAAGAGAACGAGCCAACACCCTCCCTCACCACGGAACCGACATCGACGTAAAAGAAGGAACGAAGCTACAGAAGAAGCGTCGATGGAGATTCTGATGCGTGAACTGGAGTGGCAATTGAGGCGGCGGAGATGGGGAAAAGCTCTACTTAAAGCCGCCATTTTTAGGGTTTCTATTGAAGAAAGGGCTTTTCGCGATCTATCTGGGCTTTTGAAGGCCCACTGTGGCAAAAATCAGGCTTTTGGCCCAAATACATTGTACACTATATACctatcaaattctttttttttctttttgtgtcaaGAATATATCTATCGATTTATTATGCTAGCAATCTATTTTATATCCGATTATATAAATCAAGAGCACCTCCTACTTTTATGAgatcttaatcattttttccaTCCTCAAATGACCTCTAATTACTTAATTTACGAAATATCACATCCACGGACAAATGCCTAGACTAATAAATTTACCTCGTATCTCGCATTTTTCTGTTATAAAATAGTGAATCTTCGCTGTCTTTCAACAGTCACGCAAGAAATGTTCAAacctttaaaataattttctctttgcaATGCGTGATTTCGTCGTGTATTTTTTCGATTTCTTTCATCCGAATATTAGTCCACTcatcaaaaacttaaattactCTTATTTTCGATATAGAGGTTTAGATACCaaattgaatatttcttttgattgaaatttgatATCTTTGGGCATTTACCTAATAGATAAATAAATCTCCTACTTTCCATCGAGCACATTCTCACATTTGAAATTCATGTGGGCATCGATTCTCCTGCTAGAAAAAACCTACATCCACCTCCTCTCTAGCATGCATGGAGCAAATGCAAAGCATCAAGTATCTACGttaattattgaatttttagtGGAAGGATACGTATCCCGAAAAATAGGGAACTTGAATGACAAAATCCTAACCCCAAATGgaaatcaatatatatattgtgaTAAACTTGTATCCCATAATTAATCCACTTTTATTGGCAATGTCTAGCATTTGAACTCCGATGTTAAGCGTGCTCATCGGGATAGGCGATCTCATAAGAAAGAGCACCTATCTCAAGGCTAAAAGACAAAATCGCAAGATTCAACACAATCTCAAGTGAGTTAGACCAAAACGTCACAACATACATATACGCGACCTTCCTTTgcctgctttttttttattagcctAGAGCTTATTGAAATGTTTGATGTGATGATACCTTTGttttgttgctgttgttgttttTCTCTTGCAAGTATGAGCATTAGATGATCAAAGAGAAACCTATAAAATCAACGAGCCGCAAGTATCTTGACAAAGGACTATGTTCCTCTTACATCTCGACTAATTGATCCACATATCGGTTTCATAGGCATGCCACATTTGACGGGTTTCGTGGAATCATACCTTGAATTTCTATCTATCGAGATTGCTCCAAGCATCGCATGGAGAAGGATAATTACATCGAATCGTACATTTTCCAAATAAGGggtaagaacaaaaaaaaaaatgataggtGTGCAATTGATAATCGAGTTAACTACGTTAATTGCCATTGCCCTAAAAGAATTGAGAAGTAACGTGAAAAATTTCATTTGTGATACTTGGTGCTTTTGCTCTTGTTCAATTTCGGCGCTACAAGTTCAAgagtggaaaaaaaatttcatagtgGCCCTCGCACTTATTATGAGTTGACCCctcactttttatttatttattttgttgcaGTTTCCTTTCTAAAGTCTCGAAGTCGTTTGCAATGTCTCTTCAATGCTGGCTCTAGCCACTTTTCATATAAGGCCTGCACTTATAagtaatttttcaaatcaaaaccATACCGtagaaataattagtcaaatgACGAAATTGTGTATTGCGTTTTCATTGTGGTCTccaaactttgtccaaagttatAAAGTtatcatttggaaaaaaatgggcCTCAAGGGGGATactgcaaaaatagaaaagtcagGGGGCACTTTGCAACAAATGCCAAAATCCCGGGTCGAGGGGAAATTCGGGCTAGATCATGCTGGGCGGGCTTTAGgcctcaaatgaatttttattccaAGTTAATTATTACATTTTTGATCTGTTATTTCAAGTTAATAAGGTTGTCAAAACTTACGTGGTCACGTCGATGCATACTAAACATTATTATAGtaaaagaacgagaaaaaagaaatccacagattatccaaaaaaatcttgcAAAAACAATAAGAAAACGAGATTAGTGATCTAATCTCACATGGGCTGATAAAAATGTGGCATTAGCTATTAAAgatcaaactataaaaaaaaaaaaaactccgtCTCAGACATAAAAAGttcatttttatggatttttattaGGTTCACTAATCGTGTTAGAACCAATTTAAACATTGAAAGCTACGATGCCACGCCAGTAGATATAGATGGACGATCTAGATGCTTCCACGTCATCTCTTTCTCCATCCTACGCACAAGAACCACCTCTTGCAAGTTGCAAACACCACCACCAGTTGCCGTCCACAAACCGAGCACCCCCCCCTCCTGCCGCCGCCAGTGGGCAACCACTCGGTCGTCAACCGCCGCCTAATCAACCGCGACAACCGAAGGCCGCCGCCAACGGAGCAAAAACACCGACGCACGCGACTGGGTGGGAGGAAATTACAAGCAAAACGAAGGGGGGCAAACGGACGGGCGTCAGGTCCTTTACGGAGCGGAAATCGTTCACTTCACTTTCGGACAATTTAATCACCTTGCACATGAATTCGTACCGCAAGTGGGAAGCTGGCGGCACATAATAATTAATGATGTAGAAAGACAAaacaaataatatatatatatattttttgggtgaaatttcTCTTGGACACAGAAACTCGCCATtataaaagaataataattGATTGAAGGGTTGAAAGACAAAGAGGGTGTCCCCACAACAGCTACAAATGGAGAGGCAAAATTCAGCCTTTCAAGAGAAGCGATTCACACGTTTTGTCCAGCTTTCAACATGCAAATTGCAACATCCCACGTCCCATCCCCATCCCCCATCCCCATCCCCATCCCCACCCAATTCTCTTTTGACCCAcgaagtaaatttattacacaaCAACTTGCGCAGTGTCTTATTAGGCTACAAGTAAAAAAAcgtaataaataaaaaggcaaataataataataataataataataataccccccatcaaaaaccctaaattatatTCGCCGTCGCACAAGCCTCAAAATTATACCTGCGTGATGCATttattccgaattttttttaacgCCACATGTGACATATTTGTCTAGAATTTTAAGGTTAATGTGTCGGATGAATACAAATTCGAAATAAATatatcacatgaatataaatttaagatttctcgtgtcataaaaaaaaattcgaagtaAATGTGCCACCATGAGTATTAgtttttaggttttttgtgattttttatctaatttttttttgttctatccTAACCATTCTCTCTCCGACTTTTGCTCATGAATCGAACTCCGCATCTGTGATAGTAGTGTCCCCACCTCCCTAATCTTTTTATCAGCAGGGTCGCATGCATATTGGTAAATGGATACTTACTATTTCAAAATTGAGAGAAAGgcgcaaaaaaaggaaagtagaCAGCAGCTCAGAGAATTCAGAGAGTGCCCACGGCAAAATAAAGGTTGCTCGAGCAAAAACCAACGGCCATTTGGGTTTGGTACGGAATATATCTTCGAAGGCTTTGAACAATCTCGTGGTGCGAACCTTAAAAACACCACACACACACGAAAAAAAACGatgcaaagaagagagagagttgaaacCTCATGAAAGGCGATGAATAATAACAGGGAAGAGCCAAACGCACAAACCTTCCGTGTGCatgtgcatgcatgcatgtgGGTGTGCGCAACTACAAGATTCCCCAGGTTTCCAGAGTTACCGGAGGCCTGCAGTTCACATTCAAGTGAAGACGACCTCGTCGAGTTTCTCTTTTTAACGTGAGAGAGGCCAGCcaacccaatattttctcgatcGGGAGagatctcgagagagagagagagagagagagaaagagtgggTCCGGGGTTTCTAAGCTTGATTATGGACTGAGAAAGTTCAGGAACATTTGGAGAGTTGATGCAGATCTAAGATTTCATGTTCATCACTTTCAGGACTTCCCAAATGATGGGTAAAATATTGGGGAAACACATCATGCAGAGGGAAAAAGCAGCTCAAAAGcgaattcttcttctttcttcgttTGGTAAAGATCGATGATTACCTATTATTATTAGGCAATGCAGTTGGAAGTTTAGACAGAAAACTCTTAAAGAGCTTCTAACAAAGTTAAAGGTTCGTTTCCAACTGTTATTCAAGGATTGCTTATACATTGTCCCAAGTCTCATTGAAAGCTCTTTGAGTTGTTTTAGCCTAAAGAGTAAAAAGCCTCAAAATTTGCTTAAAATCTGACATGGTATCCACTGTGACAAGAGTTCGAGCACAAAACCTTTTGCCATCTCAGCAGCTCAGAAGACTCTTGCAGCTTCTGCTGTCTTCCACCGAAACCCATTTGTTTTCTGTTTGGCAAGCAGGTAGAGAAATCCCCCTCGACTTTCTGGTTCCCGAGCGAAAAAGCACGGCCTCCGACCTAGATTGCTATGACAAGTTCGGATAACGAATGCCAGGTCTTAGATGTCCTCTTGAGGATGAAGAAGCTGTAAAGGTGGCTTGCTGCAGCATCGAACCTTCCGCGTTATGACTTGAGGCAACTGCGTTTGCATTGGATCGAGCAGAGAAGTCCGCAGGATAGCCACCATAGTACAAATGATCCTGTGACTGGTGGGGAAAGAACGGATTCCCTTGCCTTGGATCGCAATCGACGGTTCTTGACAACGGCATATGGTCCCTAAATATTTCAGGGTTTTTCAAGAGATTAGCCTCCTTATTTTCGGGAGCATCGTCGATTACTATTATCTCTTTGGGGAGATTGGCCGGAGAACCAGCTTTCTTGGGTTGAGTTTCGGGAAAACTCACAATTCTGACCTGGTTGTGCATGGTAAAACTGTTTGGTACGTCCACCGGCTGGCAAATTTGAGTCGATGAGCTGTATCCACCATTGTAATCCCGTGCCTCCATGAAACCATTAACTAGCCTCTGCTGAGTTGCAAACGCACCAGGCGGAACTTTTGCTATCTTCGAGTTCAAAAAGCTTATAGAACTACTGCCCAGTGCCCCAGCGCCAAAATGTGGTTCACCCGTACCATTCAGGTCCTCGCGTGTGATCTTAGAACCTTGAATAACCAGATGATCTGTCAAACCATACTTTTGACTTTGACCTCCGGCACTGAGAACCCCAGAATATAGCAGGAACTGTCGACTTGGATTGTTCTCCTGGGCACCAGTCTGGGACTCAGACTGCCCCAGAGGAACCGAagaatcttcttctttgttgACCACAACCAGGTCCTTTCCCATCAGCCTCAGAATCGGATTGGAGGCAGATGGGCTAGCAAGGTCACAGTCGCCACGACCAGGACCATTCAATCGATCGTCAGGATAAGTAACTGGATCTCTGGAGGAGAAAATGGTAGGGGAAGCTGACCTCTCAGATCTGACGGCCACGTAACCA from Rhodamnia argentea isolate NSW1041297 chromosome 2, ASM2092103v1, whole genome shotgun sequence encodes the following:
- the LOC115754157 gene encoding histidine biosynthesis bifunctional protein hisIE, chloroplastic isoform X1; this translates as MAALSRAFPHLRRLNCHSSSRIRISIDASSVASFLLLRRCRFRGEGGCWLVLFYRFVNMVVWSSLRLQPARLPALGASGCCYSGRRKRRHVAFASANLSGKDLSRESKVGTLLDSVKWDDKGLAVAIAQNVDTGAILMQGFVDRDALAETISSRKATFYSRSRSRLWTKGETSRNFINISDVFLDCDRDSIIYLGKPDGPTCHTGSETCYFSSIEDILEPSQVMRNELALSTLYSLESTISRRKAESAESQDGKPSWTKRLLLDNKLLCSKVREEADELCRTLEENEDKERTASEMADVLYHSMVLLAARGVKMEEVLEILRHRFSQSGIEEKKSRTKG
- the LOC115754157 gene encoding histidine biosynthesis bifunctional protein hisIE, chloroplastic isoform X2, with product MQGFVDRDALAETISSRKATFYSRSRSRLWTKGETSRNFINISDVFLDCDRDSIIYLGKPDGPTCHTGSETCYFSSIEDILEPSQVMRNELALSTLYSLESTISRRKAESAESQDGKPSWTKRLLLDNKLLCSKVREEADELCRTLEENEDKERTASEMADVLYHSMVLLAARGVKMEEVLEILRHRFSQSGIEEKKSRTKG